A section of the Brachyhypopomus gauderio isolate BG-103 chromosome 13, BGAUD_0.2, whole genome shotgun sequence genome encodes:
- the LOC143473813 gene encoding uncharacterized protein LOC143473813: METILNPAALPDSTPAVIYDPKSETVTIQSKIVSVAGVTVVTGGTELSWGSCMLAFGFWGTLIGLSMVSVGLWEYSEVKKGSTSHLLVLGLVVLGLSFSVVAGVVGLRCAMRKRGRTRIQRDEGRVVLVEGEGGVQKIVTV; encoded by the coding sequence ATGGAAACAATCCTCAATCCGGCTGCCCTGCCTGACTCTACCCCTGCAGTGATCTATGACCCCAAGTCTGAAACTGTCACCATACAGAGCAAGATTGTCTCTGTTGCAGGGGTCACAGTTGTAACGGGAGGCACAGAACTGTCCTGGGGCTCCTGCATGCTGGCCTTTGGGTTCTGGGGCACTCTCATCGGTCTGAGCATGGTGTCAGTAGGACTATGGGAGTACTCCGAGGTAAAGAAGGGCAGTACCTCACACCTGCTGGTTCTGGGCTTAGTGGTTCTGGGTCTGAGCTTCAGTGTTGTCGCCGGGGTTGTCGGGTTACGTTGTgcaatgagaaagagagggaggacaaGAATAcagagagatgaggggagagtTGTACTAGTTGAAGGAGAGGGGGGTGTTcaaaagattgtgactgtgtga
- the rcvrn2 gene encoding recoverin 2, with translation MGNAKSSAMSKEILNDLKLNTRFSEDELSQWYENFQKQCPSGRITPGEFQKIYDRFFPDSDPTTYAKHVFRSFDANDDGSLDFREYIIALHMTSGGKTEKKLEWAFSLFDVDKNGYITKSEVSEICQAIFKMIPKEEQAKLPADENTPEKRAEKLWSVFNKKDNERLAEGEFVQGVMDNEDALHLIQYQPSK, from the exons ATGGGTAACGCAAAGAGCAGCGCCATGTCCAAGGAGATCCTGAATGACCTGAAGCTCAACACGCGATTCTCGGAAGACGAGCTCTCACAGTGGTACGAGAACTTCCAGAAGCAGTGTCCGTCAGGACGCATCACGCCAGGGGAGTTCCAGAAGATCTACGACCGCTTCTTCCCTGACAGCGACCCCACCACATATGCCAAGCATGTCTTCCGCTCGTTCGATGCCAATGACGACGGTTCTCTGGACTTTAGGGAGTACATCATTGCCCTGCACATGACGTCTGGTGGTAAGACGGAGAAGAAGTTGGAGTGGGCTTTCTCACTCTTTGATGTCGACAAGAATGGTTACATCACCAAGTCAGAAGTTTCAGAAATTTGCCAG GCCATCTTTAAGATGATCCCCAAGGAGGAACAGGCAAAGCTCCCAGCAGACGAGAACACTCCAGAGAAGAGAGCAGAAAAACTTTGGTCCGTGTTCAACAAGAAAGACAACG AGCGTCTGGCAGAGGGGGAGTTCGTTCAGGGAGTGATGGATAATGAAGACGCCCTGCACCTAATCCAGTACCAGCCTAGCAAATAG
- the atg12 gene encoding ubiquitin-like protein ATG12, with protein sequence MSDNAESPTELHKDESCTQQSVTDTADTGSTGEKKKIDVLLKAVGDTPIMKTKKWAVERGRTVQSLSQFISRFLKLEPSEQLFIYVNQSFAPSPDQEVGVLFECFGSDGKLVLHYCKSQAWG encoded by the exons ATGTCTGACAACGCAGAATCTCCCACAGAATTACACAAAGATGAGTCTTGTACACAACAAAGTGTTACGGATACAGCAGATACTGGATCGACGGGAGAGAAGAAAAAGA TTGACGTGCTCCTGAAGGCTGTCGGAGACACCCCCATCATGAAGACCAAAAAGTGGgctgtggagagagggaggaccgTGCAGTCGCTCTCTCAGTTTATCTCACGCTTCCTTAAACTTGAGCCTAGCGAACAACTG TTCATTTACGTGAATCAGTCTTTTGCACCGTCACCAGATCAAGAAGTGGGTGTGCTTTTTGaa TGTTTTGGCAGTGATGGGAAACTTGTTCTACATTATTGCAAATCACAAGCCTGGGGATAA
- the cdc42ep5 gene encoding cdc42 effector protein 5, which translates to MPLHKSGRALRLDPTMISAPLGDFRHTMHIGRGGDAFGDTSFLSSHGPSNKESVTSAQSPMPDTSEATEMRPNWDDDSRAPDETLPELRHSESVSSFDLDLDLGPSILGDVLGVMDGLGLGCEWAVGNAGDEEVFSPADERASPVGMTNEKRTDSLGRGEEILNEVNGVKSKGFRPKVRFSDKKEEIVGQQYLVHGSEAEREKENCVSPAEGRRVSGEELAMKEAVRPESANHRAGSSPSPSSSVSSEYEGVSSLDRRREEDHLSESGSEEEHVAGDQGYTFEDESDEEIGL; encoded by the coding sequence ATGCCTCTACACAAGTCGGGCCGGGCTCTCCGCCTGGATCCCACAATGATCTCAGCGCCACTGGGCGACTTTCGTCACACCATGCACATCGGTCGTGGAGGAGATGCCTTCGGAGACACCTCCTTCTTGTCCAGTCACGGTCCCTCCAACAAGGAGTCCGTTACGTCGGCCCAAAGCCCCATGCCAGACACCAGCGAGGCCACAGAGATGAGGCCAAATTGGGATGATGACAGCAGGGCTCCGGACGAGACGCTTCCGGAACTCCGCCACTCAGAGTCAGTCTCGTCCTTCGACCTGGACCTAGACTTGGGGCCGTCCATTTTGGGAGACGTGCTGGGAGTAATGGACGGACTGGGACTGGGCTGCGAGTGGGCGGTGGGTAACGCAGGTGACGAAGAGGTGTTCAGCCCTGCAGATGAAAGGGCATCGCCAGTGGGCATGACAAATGAGAAGAGGACAGACAGTCTaggcagaggggaggagatTCTAAACGAGGTAAATGGAGTCAAGTCCAAAGGCTTCAGGCCCAAGGTGCGATTCAGTGATAAAAAGGAAGAAATTGTTGGTCAGCAGTATTTGGTTCATGGGTCCGAGGCAGAGCGTGAGAAGGAGAATTGCGTGAGTCCAGCTGAAGGCCGGCGTGTGAGTGGTGAGGAATTGGCCATGAAGGAGGCAGTGAGACCAGAGTCGGCCAATCACCGGGCAGGCAGCAGTCCAAGCCCTTCCTCCTCTGTGAGCTCCGAATATGAAGGTGTTTCCTCTctggacaggaggagagaggaggaccaCCTGTCAGAATCGGGTTCCGAAGAGGAGCATGTTGCTGGAGATCAGGGGTATACATTCGAGGACGAATCGGATGAAGAGATTGGCCTTTAG